AGGCGCCACTGGCGCGCATGGCCGGGCATTTGTATGCCTGTGATGCGGTGCGCAAAGTGTCGGTGGCCTCCCTGGACGCGGGGGAGAAACCCTCGGTGATCTCGGCCATCGCCAAATATCACGTGACCGAGCGCGCACGCATTATCGTCAACGACGGCATGGATATCGTCGCCGGCAAGGGCATTTGCATGGGGCCGAATAACTTCCTGGCCCGCGCCTACCAGCAAAGCCCCATCGCGATTACGGTGGAAGGCGCGAACATCATGACGCGCTGCCTGATCATCTTTGGCCAGGGGCTGATCCGTTGTCATCCCTATGTGTTCCGCGAGATGGAAGCGGCGCGCAACCCGGATCGGCGCAAGGCCCTGGAGGCGTTCGACAGCGCGATGTTCGGCCATATCAGCTTTGTGCTGGCCAACAGCGTACGTGCGGTGGTGCATTCCCTTACAGGCGGGCGGCTGATTTCTGTCCCGGCCAAGACCGACCCGGCGCTGGCGTCCTACTATCGCCAGGCCAATCGTCTGTCGGTGGTGTTGGCGCTGATCTCGGATATTTCCATGGGCGTGCTGGGCGGTGCCCTCAAGCGCAAGGAAAGTATCACCGGGCGTCTGGGGGATATTCTGTCGCAGCTGTACATCCTTTCCTGCGTGCTCAAGCGCTTTGAAGATGACGGCCGGCCCCAGGCGGACCTGCCACTGGTGCATTGGGCGGCTCAGGACGCGTTGCTGCGCGCCCATGAAGCCCTGGCCGAAGTGCTCGCTAACTACCCGTCGAAAGCCGCTGCCGCGGTGGTGCGGGGCTTGAGCTTCCCGTTCGGTATTGCGCTGCCTAAACCGTCCGATCAGTTGCTGACCCAGGTCGCTGAAGTGGTGCAGACACCGGGCGAAACCCGTGACCGTTTGCTGGCCGATTCCTACATTCCACGTCCAGAAATCGACAAGCTGGCGTATGGCGAAATGGGTTTTCGCTTGTTGCCGCAAGTCGAGTTGATCGACGCCCGCCTCAAACCCGCGATCAAACAAGGTTTGCTCGACCCGTTGCCGATCTCTGCCACCGCCTTTGCCGCCTGGCGCGTCAAGGCGCGGGCATTGGAGCTGATCAGCGAAGACGAAGACGCCTTGCTGGCGCGCTATGTGGAATACGCCGACCACGGCATCCAGGTGGACGATTTCCCGCAGGACTTCGGTTTGCTGGAGGCTTTGCAACAGCGCAAGCAGGCGTTGGAACCGACCCCCAAGCGCCGCACCAGCCACAGCGAAAACGCCTCGGTCAACTAAGAACACACCCGATCCAACTGTGGGAGCGGGCTTGCTCGCGAAGGCGGTCTATCAGAAGCCTATGTGTGGGCTGACCCACCGCATTCGCGAGCAAGCCCGCTCCCACACTGGATCGGGTTTACAAGGCAGGATTGTGTTGTGAGTGAATCTATCTATGAGTGACAGCTACCTTTCGTTCGTCAATTCCCCCTGGGGCCGGCGCCTGGCCCGGGCGGTCGGCTTGCCGCAGCCCTTGCCACTGCAGCGCCATCGCAGCGGCCAGCAGGGTCTGGCCAACCCGGTGATCGTCGCCGGGGCAGGGCGGCTCGTCACGCAGGTGCAACAGGTGTTCGCCGCCACCGACACAGTCAGCGCCACGGCGGCCACGCTCAAGGCGCCGTCCACGGTCAAAGTGCAGGGCGCGGTGTTTGATGCCAGCGGCGTGACCAGCCTGCAACAGTTGGATGAGCTGTATGCGTTCTTCCACGCCAATGGCAAACGTCTCGGCCAGCACGGGCGGGTGGTGGTGCTGGGCACCGCACCGGAACACTGCGCCGACTTGCCCCAGGCCATCGCCCAGCGCGCCCTCGAAGGGTTGGTGCGCTCGCTGGCCAAGGAACTGCGCCGGGCGATCACCGTGCAGTTGCTGTATGTGGCGCCGGGTGCCGAAGACGCGCTGGGCAGCAGCCTGCGGTTCTTTCTGTCGCGCCGTTCGGCCTATGTGTCCGGGCAGGTGGTGCGCCTGGACACACCGGTGGACGGCCACGTCAGCGTCAATTGGGATAAACCTTTCGCCGCCCGCCGTGCGCTGGTCACCGGCGCCTCGCGGGGCATTGGTTTAGCGATTGCCCAGGTGCTGGCGCGGGACGGCGCCCATGTGGTGTGCGTGGACGTGCCCCAAGCCCAGCACGCGCTGACGCAAGCCGCCGACAGCGTGGGTGGCTCGGCATTGCCGCTGGACATTAGCGCAGCGGACGCGGCCGCACTGTTGCAGGCGCATGTACGCCAATACGGCGCCTTCGACGTGGTGGTGCACAACGCCGGGATCACCCGCGACAAGACCCTCGCCAAGATGAGCGAAGCGGCCTGGCGCAGTGTGCTGGCGGTCAACCTCGAAGCGCCGTTGCTCTTGAGCACGGCCTTGCTGGCACACCAGGGCTTGAACCCTGGCGGGCGCATTGTTTGTGTGTCGTCGATTTCCGGCATCGCCGGCAACCTGGGGCAAAGCAACTACGCCACCTCCAAGGCGGGGGTGATCGGCCTGGTGCAGGGGCTGGCACCGCAGGCGGCGGCGCAGCAGGTCACGGTGAATGCGGTGGCGCCGGGGTTTATCGAAACCCAGATGACCGCGAAAATCCCGCTGATGATTCGCGAAGCGGGGCGGCGCATGAACTCGCTGTCCCAGGGGGGCAGCCGATCGACGTGGCCGAGACCATTGCCTGGCTGGCGCACCCGGCGTCGGGCGGGGTCAATGGCCAAGTCGTACGCGTGTGCGGCCAAAGCCTGCTGGGAGCTTGAGCCATGGACTACGTGACGCAGATCATCGACCCGCCGCCCTCGCGCACGCGCCTGCTGCTGGACGGCGTGCGCGCTTTGCGCAAACCCGCGCTTGAGGGTGAACCCCTCCTGCCCAGAGAGCGCCTGGTGCGCTCGGCGGTGGAGCTGGATGCCAGCGCAATCGCCGCCTATGGCCGCGCCTGTGGTTTCAGGCACGAGCAGGGTGTGCCGCTGACCTATCCGCAGGTGCTGGCGTTCGCGCTGCACCTGATGCTGCTGACC
The genomic region above belongs to Pseudomonas poae and contains:
- a CDS encoding acyl-CoA dehydrogenase; this encodes MVIWLLVGFAAAIALAYRQAGAALWLGAGLIWLALGYLFNVVAGFGTGVTALLVIAPALLMTVKPLRRTLLTSKALSLFRTIMPAMSDTERAAIESGTVWWDAELFSGRPNWQRLLQAAPARLSAEEQAFLDNEVETLCDIANDWETTQVWQDMSPEGWQYTKDAGFLGMIIPKQYGGKGFSHYAHSQVVMKLSTRCSAAAISVMVPNSLGPAELLLHYGTDAQRNYYLPRLARGEDIPCFALTSPYAGSDAGAIPDQGIVCKGTHEGEQVLGFRVTWDKRYITLGPIATVLGLAFRAEDPDGLLGQPGSLGITCALIPTSHPGVNSGRRHWPLNAVFQNGPTTGKDVFIPLEWVIGGREQVGNGWRMLMECLAAGRAISLPSANVGLGKVAVRGTTAYAAMRKQFGLPIGKFEGVQAPLARMAGHLYACDAVRKVSVASLDAGEKPSVISAIAKYHVTERARIIVNDGMDIVAGKGICMGPNNFLARAYQQSPIAITVEGANIMTRCLIIFGQGLIRCHPYVFREMEAARNPDRRKALEAFDSAMFGHISFVLANSVRAVVHSLTGGRLISVPAKTDPALASYYRQANRLSVVLALISDISMGVLGGALKRKESITGRLGDILSQLYILSCVLKRFEDDGRPQADLPLVHWAAQDALLRAHEALAEVLANYPSKAAAAVVRGLSFPFGIALPKPSDQLLTQVAEVVQTPGETRDRLLADSYIPRPEIDKLAYGEMGFRLLPQVELIDARLKPAIKQGLLDPLPISATAFAAWRVKARALELISEDEDALLARYVEYADHGIQVDDFPQDFGLLEALQQRKQALEPTPKRRTSHSENASVN